The following proteins are encoded in a genomic region of Ptychodera flava strain L36383 chromosome 23 unlocalized genomic scaffold, AS_Pfla_20210202 Scaffold_24__1_contigs__length_23054250_pilon, whole genome shotgun sequence:
- the LOC139124914 gene encoding uncharacterized protein yields the protein MCRSDLIRQILLLSCFTTTCMSINADLSLEIYTIFNPMPFLVTFETGSNVSIEVMSITVRNNGPDDLSTLSDGRFHYSMGMYIVALEGDKMTDPVQVKSFSLNDDVVLRRSNGIIAGGGQAYQVPDWPTAVINYPAEKCKTHSHLCVVIEHLGNYTDYNGDNDFFCLPFVDGVFSESVGQTNCPSDVVPVAVEITAAKSLKYLYDLPTAVTIDIRLHNAGGTVVPGGVQNIGFSAYIASHDRADADLKINLGDVNLTASNLSDSIGPWSDTKYSNIVIEVTVPGQNCSDFKYLCIVFEKATINATFEDDKSNNFLCQPFSDVTDGGVGVIVCQNNQELPTRSSFVEWWVVLAVIIFAIVAVGPVCVCLLCKFYINLYRKKRKVDIEQLPGKDIEERGVNKKDTEKSKASTAWTI from the exons ATGTGTCGTTCAGACTTAATCCGTCAAATACTGTTGTTAAGCTGTTTCACAACTACTTGCATGTCAATTAATGCAG ACTTGTCACTAGAAATATACACTATCTTCAACCCAATGCCTTTCCTGGTTACCTTTGAAACTGGAAGCAATGTGTCTATCGAAGTCATGTCAATTACTGTTAGGAACAATGGCCCAGATGATCTCTCCACTCTAAGTGATGGTCGATTCCATTATAGCATGGGTATGTACATCGTGGCACTTGAAGGGGACAAGATGACGGATCCGGTTCAAGTTAAATCCTTCTCACTAAACGATGACGTAGTTCTGCGTCGCTCAAATGGCATTATCGCTGGTGGTGGCCAAGCCTACCAAGTCCCTGATTGGCCAACTGCTGTGATTAACTACCCAGCCGAGAAATGCAAAACACATAGCCACCTTTGTGTTGTTATAGAACACCTTGGTAATTACACAGACTACAATGGTGACAATGACTTCTTCTGCCTGCCATTTGTCGATGGTGTATTCAGTGAATCAGTTGGACAAACAAACTGCCCATCAG ACGTTGTACCTGTTGCGGTTGAGATAACAGCTGCGAAGTCACTGAAATATCTTTATGACTTACCGACTGCAGTCACTATCGACATTCGTCTTCATAATGCTGGCGGCACTGTGGTACCTGGTGGAGTTCAGAATATTGGATTTAGCGCCTATATCGCCAGTCACGACCGTGCAGATGCTGATTTGAAAATCAACTTGGGTGACGTCAACCTCACCGCTTCAAATTTGTCTGATTCTATTGGTCCATGGAGTGATACCAAATATAGTAACATCGTGATAGAAGTAACTGTACCTGGGCAAAACTGTAGTGATTTCAAGTATCTTTGCATCGTCTTCGAGAAGG CCACTATAAATGCAACGTTTGAAGATGACAAAAGCAACAATTTTCTTTGTCAGCCATTCAGTGATGTTACCGATGGTGGTGTTGGAGTTATTGTCTGCCAAAATAATCAGGAACTCCCTACCAGGTCTTCTTTTGTCGAATGGTGGGTTGTTCTTGCGGTGATCATCTTCGCTATTGTCGCTGTCGGCCCAGTCTGTGTTTGCCTTTTGTGTAAATTCTACATCAACCTCTACAGGAAGAAACGCAAGGTTGACATTGAGCAACTGCCGGGAAAAGACATTGAAGAGAGAGGTGTAAACAAAAAGGATACTGAAAAATCGAAAGCTTCGACGGCGTGGACAATTTAA
- the LOC139124967 gene encoding uncharacterized protein, which produces MSCPGLIRQMILLSVCVTTCISSYVDLSLEIYTIFNPMPFMVTFETGTNVSINVMSITIRNNGPDDIPSLHDGQIHYDIGMYIMALKGGEMRDPVQVQSFSLNDEVVLRRSNAIASGADQAYQVPDWPTAVINYPAEKCKTHSHLCVVLEHVGNHTDNNSDNDFFCLPFVNGLFSESVGPTNCPSDIVPLALNVISAETPMFVYDTPTTVTIDIQLHNAGGTIVPGGIENIGFSAFVASNDSADADLKIDCDDVNVNTTNIYDDVGPWSDTVYSDVIVKVTVPGQNCTNFKYLCIVFKKASENATFQDDDTNNLICLPFGEVSDGGAGVVLCPTDQELPAHYSFVEWWAILVVIFCTMVAACSIFVCLFCIIYINLFRKKNKVDVEKQPAKNIVVVDDVNKIQSSHPNTLTECKIQYT; this is translated from the exons ATGAGTTGCCCGGGACTAATTCGCCAAATGATATTGTTGAGCGTATGTGTGACAACATGCATATCCTCTTATGTTG ACTTGTCACTAGAAATTTACACTATATTCAATCCGATGCCCTTTATGGTGACATTTGAAACTGGAACCAATGTGTCAATCAACGTCATGTCAATTACTATCAGAAACAATGGCCCTGATGATATTCCCTCGCTACATGATGGCCAAATACATTATGATATTGGTATGTACATTATGGCTTTGAAAGGAGGCGAGATGCGGGATCCAGTTCAAGTTCAATCTTTCTCTCTGAACGATGAAGTCGTTTTGCGACGATCCAATGCCATTGCTTCTGGTGCTGACCAAGCCTACCAGGTACCCGATTGGCCAACTGCTGTGATCAACTACCCAGCCGAGAAATGCAAAACACACAGTCACCTTTGTGTTGTTTTAGAACACGTTGGAAATCACACAGACAACAATAGCGACAACGACTTCTTCTGCCTACCTTTTGTCAATGGCTTATTCAGCGAATCAGTGGGACCAACAAACTGTCCTTCTG ATATTGTACCACTTGCACTTAACGTTATTAGTGCAGAAACGCCAATGTTTGTTTATGACACACCGACAACAGTCACCATCGATATTCAGCTTCATAATGCTGGCGGCACTATAGTACCAGGTGGAATTGAGAACATTGGGTTTAGCGCTTTTGTTGCCAGTAACGACAGTGCAGATGCTGACTTAAAAATCGACTGTGATGACGTCAACGTAAACACTACTAATATCTATGATGATGTTGGTCCATGGAGTGATACTGTATACAGTGATGTCATCGTTAAAGTTACTGTTCCAGGGCAAAACTGCACTAACTTCAAGTATCTTTGCATTGTCTTCAAGAAAG CATCTGAAAATGCCACGTTCCAAGACGACGACACGAACAATCTCATCTGCCTTccatttggtgaagttagcgACGGTGGTGCTGGTGTTGTCCTCTGCCCAACTGATCAGGAACTACCAGCTCACTATTCTTTTGTCGAGTGGTGGGCTATCCTGGTTGTCATATTTTGCACCATGGTAGCTGCTTGTTCAatatttgtttgtcttttctgCATAATTTATATCAACTTGTTCAGGAAGAAAAACAAGGTTGATGTTGAGAAACAGCCAGCTAAAAACATTGTAGTCGTAGATGATGTCAACAAGATACAAAGTTCACATCCAAACACTTTGACAGAATGTAAAATTCAATACACATGA
- the LOC139124443 gene encoding uncharacterized protein, with product MWLRGYRRVVLCCLYLMPIIVAMFYIRRWYVLTRNNPYFALSKTQKNSIISEHGMEIDDYSMPSGKSVTTNLPEHATVAEVSKVIGATFHTKLHSASKTNITQYILPIKTKMGGGSNSQYEKFKNGVIFSLLTNRTLVLLPFFLHGGHVRGITIEHLRSFNDTFDVDMLERLLPLTTLEQYQEFCDSENTKVIGWNISTQGYKKTRLARYERVIDIDLPNEEAIVNLEPGCTLDDLFETLKDEKCIAFATDTLLRVQLTTDKRKDMNRAVAKHLLRTPKIRRAADSLVDGICEGDRFLTYHWRNKTTEQPCYFGHEKYKGHCEAIRKEVLKLADFAVDAVLNLMKKENIECLYIACPLWSLEIVDIFSRRLPRNRIYISEDLKVPPKYQYLFKDYYTLSLLEQEIAYRAAIFIAAGWSNWSDFVSEGRAATGRPTFNIRELAMIPENVDVKMV from the exons AAAAATTCCATTATCAGCGAACATGGAATGGAAATTGACGACTATAGTATGCCTTCTGGGAAAAGCGTTACTACTAATTTACCAGAACATGCTACGGTGGCTGAAGTGAGCAAAGTTATCGGCGCCACATTTCACACGAAACTACATTCTGCCTCTAAAACCAACATCactcaatatattttacctatcAAGACAAAAATGGGAGGAGGGTCTAACAGCCAGTACGAAAAGTTCAAGAATGGTGTCATCTTCTCGCTGCTGACAAATCGAACTTTAGTCTTACTTCCATTTTTCCTTCATGGCGGTCACGTGCGAGGAATTACCATTGAACATTTAAGATCATTTAATGACACGTTTGATGTTGATATGTTGGAAAGATTGTTGCCCTTGACTACACTTGAGCAATACCAAGAGTTCTGCGATTCAGAGAATACAAAAGTCATAGGATGGAATATCTCAACGCAAGGTTACAAGAAAACTAGACTTGCACGTTATGAACGAGTCATCGATATTGACCTTCCCAATGAGGAAGCGATCGTGAACTTGGAACCTGGCTGCACGCTAGATGACCTCTTTGAGACACTTAAAgatgaaaaatgtattgctTTTGCCACGGACACCTTGCTGAGAGTGCAACTAACAACAGATAAAAGAAAGGATATGAACAGGGCAGTGGCTAAACATCTGTTACGAACACCGAAAATAAGACGTGCAGCTGACTCATTAGTTGATGGGATTTGTGAGGGAGACCGTTTTTTAACCTACCACTGGAGAAATAAGACAACCGAGCAACC ATGTTATTTTGGgcatgaaaaatacaaaggtCACTGCGAAGCAATCAGGAAAGAAGTTCTTAAACTGGCAGATTTTGCTGTGGATGCCGTGCTTAATTTGatgaagaaagaaaatattgagTGTCTTTATATTGCGTGTCCACTCTGGTCTCTG GAAATAGTAGACATCTTCTCTAGGAGACTGCCAAGAAATCGAATTTACATCTCAGAGGATTTAAAAGTCCCTCCGAAGTATCAATATCTCTTTAAAGATTATTACACGCTTTCTCTTCTTGAACAGGAAATCGCTTACA GAGCCGCAATATTTATAGCGGCGGGATGGTCGAACTGGTCAGACTTTGTGTCTGAAGGACGAGCGGCGACAGGGAGACCAACGTTCAACATAAGGGAATTAGCCATGATTCCCGAAAATGTGGACGTGAAGATGGTTTAG
- the LOC139124518 gene encoding uncharacterized protein has protein sequence MPSMVTFETGTNVSIEVMSITVRNNGPDDLSTLSDGRFHYSMGMYIVALEGDKMRDPVQVKSFSLNDDVVLRRSNGIIAGGGQAYQVPDWPTAVINYPAEKCKTHSNLCVAIEHLGNYTDYNSENDFFCLPFVSVFFSESVGPTNCPSDVVPVAVDITAAKSLKYVYDTPTAVTIDIRLHNSGGTVVPGGVENIGFSAFIASHDRADANMKTDLGDVNLNTTNLSDSIGPWSDTKYSNIVIEVTVPGQNCSDFKHLCIVFEKATINATFEDDKSNNFLCLPFSDVTDGGVGVIVCQNNQELPTRSSFVEWWVILAMTIFAFVAVGPVCICLICKFYINLYRKKHKVDIEQQPEKDIEERGVNTKDTEKSKASTAWTI, from the exons ATGCCTTCCATGGTGACATTTGAAACTGGAACCAATGTGTCAATCGAAGTCATGTCAATTACAGTCAGGAACAATGGCCCGGATGATCTCTCCACTCTCAGCGATGGTCGATTCCATTATAGCATGGGTATGTACATCGTTGCACTTGAAGGGGACAAGATGAGGGATCCGGTTCAAGTTAAATCCTTCTCACTAAACGATGACGTAGTTCTGCGTCGCTCAAATGGGATTATCGCTGGTGGTGGCCAAGCCTACCAAGTCCCTGATTGGCCAACTGCTGTGATCAACTACCCGGCTGAGAAATGCAAAACACACAGCAACCTTTGTGTTGCTATAGAACACCTTGGTAATTACACAGACTACAATAGTGAAAATGACTTCTTCTGCCTGCCATTTGTGAGTGTTTTTTTCAGTGAATCAGTTGGACCAACAAATTGTCCGTCAG ACGTTGTACCTGTTGCGGTTGATATAACAGCTGCGAAGTCACTGAAATATGTTTATGACACACCGACTGCAGTCACTATCGACATTCGCCTTCATAATTCCGGCGGCACTGTGGTACCTGGTGGAGTTGAGAATATTGGATTTAGTGCCTTTATCGCCAGTCACGACCGTGCAGatgcaaatatgaaaacagACTTGGGTGACGTCAACCTCAACACTACAAATTTGTCTGATTCTATCGGTCCTTGGAGTGATACCAAATATAGTAACATCGTGATAGAAGTAACTGTACCTGGGCAAAACTGTAGTGATTTCAAGCATCTTTGCATCGTCTTCGAGAAGG CCACTATAAATGCAACGTTTGAAGATGACAAAAGCAACAATTTTCTTTGTCTGCCATTCAGTGATGTTACCGATGGTGGTGTTGGAGTTATCGTCTGCCAAAATAATCAGGAACTCCCTACCAGGTCTTCTTTCGTCGAGTGGTGGGTTATTCTTGCGATGACAATCTTCGCTTTCGTAGCTGTCGGTCCAGTTTGTATTTGCCTTATTTGTAAATTCTACATTAACCTCTACAGGAAGAAACACAAGGTTGACATCGAGCAACAGCCGGAAAAAGACATTGAAGAGAGAGGTGTAAACACAAAGGATACTGAAAAATCGAAAGCTTCGACAGCTTGGACAATCTAA
- the LOC139125104 gene encoding uncharacterized protein produces the protein MLLMFSSEKYLTLTKLLFFSNTVEYGYILQPPYVLRRSSYLKTTTPTAFEAFCTFPSNQQFLTWIFLLFQKMSCTGQIRQMILLSVCVTTCISTNVDLSLEIYTIFNPMPFMVTFETGTNVSINVMSITVRNNGPDDIPSLHDGQIHYDIGMYIVALKGGEMQDPVQVQSFSLNDEVVLRRSNAIAPGADQAYQVPDWPTAVINYPAEKCKTHSHLCVVLEHVGNHTDNNSDNDFFCLPFVNGLFSESVGPTNCPSDIVPVAVNVTSAETPTFVYDTPTTVTIDVQLHNAGGTIVPGGIENIWFSAFVASNDSADADLKVYCDDVNLNITNMSDSVGPWSDTVYSDVTVKVTVPGQNCSDFKYLCIVFEKGSENATFQDDDSNNLICLPFGAGVVLCPTDHELPANHSFLEWWAILAVIFCTMVAVCSIFVCLLCIIYINLFRKKNKIDVEKQPAKNIVVVDDVNKIQSSHPNTLTKCKIQYT, from the exons ATGTTATTAATGTTTTCGTCAGAAAAGTACCTCACCCTCACCAAGTTACTTTTTTTCTCCAATACAGTTG AATACGGATACATCCTACAACCACCTTACGTTCTTAGAAGATCTTCCTACCTGAAAACGACGACCCCGACAGCATTTGAGGCATTTTGTACTTTCCCATCTAACCAGCAGTTTCTTACCTGGATATTTTTGCTATTTCAGAAG ATGAGTTGCACTGGACAAATTCGCCAAATGATATTGCTGAGCGTATGTGTGACAACGTGCATCTCTACTAATGTTG ACTTGTCACTAGAAATTTACACTATATTCAATCCGATGCCGTTTATGGTGACATTTGAAACCGGAACCAATGTGTCAATCAACGTCATGTCAATTACTGTCAGAAACAATGGCCCAGATGATATCCCCTCTCTACATGATGGTCAGATACATTATGATATTGGTATGTACATAGTGGCTTTGAAAGGAGGCGAGATGCAGGACCCAGTTCAAGTTCAATCTTTCTCACTTAACGATGAAGTCGTTCTACGACGATCAAATGCCATTGCTCCTGGTGCTGACCAAGCCTACCAGGTACCTGATTGGCCAACTGCTGTGATTAACTACCCAGCCGAGAAATGCAAAACACACAGCCACCTTTGTGTTGTCTTGGAACACGTTGGAAATCACACAGACAACAATAGCGACAACGACTTCTTCTGCCTGCCATTTGTCAATGGCTTATTCAGCGAATCAGTGGGACCAACAAACTGTCCTTCTG ATATTGTACCAGTTGCAGTTAACGTGACTAGTGCAGAAACGCCAACCTTTGTTTATGACACACCAACCACAGTCACCATCGATGTTCAGCTTCATAATGCTGGCGGCACTATAGTACCAGGTGGAATTGAGAACATTTGGTTCAGCGCTTTTGTAGCCAGTAACGACAGTGCAGATGCTGACTTGAAAGTCTACTGTGATGACGTCAACCTAAACATTACAAATATGTCTGATTCTGTTGGTCCATGGAGTGATACTGTATACAGTGATGTCACCGTAAAAGTTACTGTTCCAGGGCAAAATTGCAGTGACTTCAAGTATCTTTGCATTGTCTTCGAGAAAG GATCTGAAAATGCCACGTTCCAAGACGACGACAGCAACAATCTCATCTGCCTGCCATTTGGTGCTGGTGTTGTTCTCTGCCCAACTGATCACGAACTACCCGCTAACCATTCTTTCCTAGAGTGGTGGGCTATCCTGGCAGTCATATTTTGCACCATGGTAGCTGtttgttcaatttttgtttgtcttttgtgCATAATTTACATTAACTTGTTCaggaagaaaaacaagattgaTGTTGAGAAACAGCCAGCTAAAAACATTGTAGTCGTAGATGATGTCAACAAGATACAAAGTTCACATCcaaacactttgacaaaatgtaaaattcaatACACATGA